CTTCCAGTCATGTCTAGTCTATTAATATCACATGTAAGTAAAGGTTAAAAGTCAAGGCACTCAGCCGTGTCTTGAAAACGCAACACACGTGGATTAACATTAGCCAATTGCGATAACACCTATCACAAAGTTGTTTATGTTCCTTGTTCATATTCGACGATAAATCCAAATAAATTAGGGTATATTCCAAAGGAATCGGTATAAACAGGCTGCTGCGATAATATGATTGGCTAAGCATAACATGTGATCCAACACAGATGAAATACGATCTGCTCTAcatgattttatataaacaacatttaataacattaaattacattttgcaAAGATAGTATGGTAATTAATCTATCACTGCTGCAAGTGCAGCATCACCAACATCACTAAGCCAGTCTATGGACTCTAACGATGATTGTACTATTTCTGTATTTGTGTTTAGTAGAACAGTAGTAGAAGATTTAGGTCCCCATGAATATGTGTTGGATTGAACACTTGTAGATGAAGGCCTTGATGAAGATACTTCTGACCAACAAAATTTGGACACACATATTTTCCTTCTTGTTGCATTTAATTGACATTTCTCTTCTGCATTTTTCACTTAATTTTGAGGAGTAATGTTTCAGACTTGTCTCAGCCTTGTGTTTGATAACCCCATTATATGCCTAGATTCATATCCTGACTCATCCAAGATTGTGACACATGTAGCTTTAATAGAATGATTAGTGTACGTTGTAAGTTTTGCCTCTTTGCTGATAATCTGcataaatttccaaaaattattCTTGCCTGCCACCATATTGGCGTATTAAAGATCATGGTTATCAGGATCATATGATGCTGGTAGTGTTTTGGTCTTTGCCGCAGAGACTCACATTCTGGGTTCAGTTTCTGAATGTACTTTTCGAAGCTGGCAACTGGACCATTGGGGTTTCCTACaatggttttaaaaacaatatatgctTTCACAAAATGGGTTAAAGACAAATGTATCTTGATGAATTTAAATACAtcttacaatattttaaattattaaaagaatAATCTACATACTAGGTTGTTCATACACGCAAGCAGCATTGGTATCATCATCTCCCAGCTGAGTCTCCCCTTTTGGTTTTTATTAAGTCGGGATACATTGTTGACAACAAAACGCCTTCCATCCACATCAACATTAATAACATAATCATCTTTCCTCATGCTCCTTAGATTATTTTACACTCTGTTACAGAAATGTAACATAATTTCAAAGGAAACTTTTTATTGTGAAGTGTTTGGATGTTTTACACTAAATACTCTACAATCATACAGCTTTTCCATGTCTCCATCACTAATGACATCTTTGCATCACCTGTTCCctccctttttagctcacctgagctgtgagctattctgatcacattttgtctgtcgtccgtctgtctgttcgcctgtctgtttgtaaacttttcacattttcaacatcttctcaagaaccacagggccaatttcaaccaaacttggcacaaagcatccttaggctaaggggattcaaaggtTTCAAATTACATTCACCCTTGATATACACATGTAAGCACTCTTAGGACTAAGATACCTTGAGTAAACTACTGTATATGTATTAAACCTATGTGTATGTTAATAACCTGTTTTTTTTAGCTGAATATGCCTGACTTTATTTATGTCACTCTTATCCAAACTTAAATACTTCAAAGTCTATTCACATTGCTGATGTGTTTCATCCATTTTACTGCATATATCAAATGGTTTAATTTGGCCCAGTACTTTATTGTTTTCTAGAATAGAATTATGAAAATCTAAGGAAAATAGTTTCATATCTTATGTATGTTCACCTTCACAGATGTTTTAATTCAGAAAGCGCTTGTGATAAATAGACTTTGGAACTCTGCATTTTCTGTTAAATATGTATATTGACTATTCTAGAGTGATCGGCCAGGTAGCCAACACTTTCCCAAACATTGCAATACAAAACTGTAAAAAGTGTAGTATAGTTTTATAGTGCTagaatttgttttctttgtttctattaaaaataatttattttttgtgtccTGAAAAAGGGATTGGTTTTCTTAGTTTGCAAACTCAATCATATTAAATAACTCTTATTGTTCACTTCTgtgtaatattttacttttcattATGTGAACTTTTCCTGTAAATGTAGTTCATAAATGTGTTGGTTTACatgactttcttttttttactccTTGAGGATAGTTATTAAATGGGTTGGTTTACATGACTTTGTACTCCTTGAGGATAgttattataaatgaatatgattttaattcaGACTTGGAACACCACAACCCACTTGACTGTGCTTTTGAATTACTATATACTAATctatatactatatactaatCTTGTTTATACATATACCTGTGAGTTTGTGCATATtaattatgaatatattatacatgtttcaCAGAGGACtctattaaaatatcaaaatcattgcaatttgtttagaattataaatttaaattaaggtCTTTAGGTTCCTcgacacaccaaaattttattaaatggattaattaagaatcttttttttttaaatgatattacaaCACAGAGACCGATATCAGCTCTCATTTACCggtattttattgaaatttttttgtattttttcagtgaaatgggAAAAACTGTTTATGACTGCAAACAGGGTATTTAAGAGCTTAAAATTTGGTATCAATTGATATGTTATATGATTATCAATAAAAACATGCCAAAGAGGGTCTGCACATATCaaagaatgatattttacaaagaaatttttttaaaaagatgcaacattttagaaaaaatgctatttttaaaatttgaaccaaTCCCAATTGAAAAAACTGATCCTAattagaattaatttaaaattaaattttcacaaaaatactGCAGTTTATTCAGAGAAATTGGTATGTATTATTGATCCATAAACAAACAAACTTGTTTAAAGCTAAACAAGCTGGAATATATTGTGCAAAATTGTGATATATTTCAACTTCATATGATTTTGTACAGGATCAGGTTAATTACAATTGGGATCAACTCGAATTTAAGATTTTCCAATTTTTcttgtatttcaaaatttctttttattttcttgtttgaATATGATGGTATGGCATTTGTTATAAGTGAGTTACAGTTGACTGggttctaataaaaaaaataccaaaaaaattgtattgaatTATTGAAAGACGATATTGGTCtcatttttgtataattacatttcaaataatgCGTTGGTGTGCCGAGCCACCTCAAGTGTGATATTATAAGTACAGGTGACactcgatggctcgaacttcgatctttcgaagttcttgatctctcgaagtgaaCTTTCGGTcctgatttttttctctatataactaagcaaatgaactcttgatctctcgaactctgatctctcgaagttcttgatctctcgaagtaaaACCTGGGTCCTGTTAtgcatatttcattgtttttcactctTGATAACTCGAAGTGATTGCTGTGTACACACGCGGCCGATCAAGCCTATAATTATAGCTCCGCATGGACCTTACCGGGACACTGTTGAGTGAACTCCTGGGGGCTAGCGTGGTAGTGTTAATTGGTTGATTACGTGACACTACCCCTTGCTTCCTTCAAAGGGTATATAGGTAATTTGTAACTGATCTATTAGTTTCAACAATTTGTGAAAGATACGTTAAACtgctctttatttaaaatattcttacgttatgattaaaaaaacgtactaatatgcttaaaaattttttaacatgaaaaaatacACTTAAATAACCAAACAttctaataaaacaaaacaaaaaaatctaataaCCAAACAACTAAGttctgttttctttaaatttataataagtaatgtagcagaaaatacaATGCAAATCATGTCAGACTATCCTTCcatatgttataaatatatatttgtggCTATTATAAACTTATAAACTTATAAACCAAAATGACCGGAACAAgaatttccggatttttttaaaaactttcgaTCTCTggaactcttgatctctcgaagtttaatcatggtcccctAAAGTTCAAGTTATCGAGATTCACCTGTATTTGACACACATTTATTGGGACTTTGAACCTAATAAAAGCCATTCCAATGAAAGAGTAAATGATTACCATGGGATGATAGATAAATATACCCGTTCTATTTTATGTTATCATTGTGAAAgtcaaatatgtacattttatgttAGGATTGAGGTACAAGGAAAACAATTGCTAAACAGCATAACGCTATCACAAAATAACTTGTATTCACCTGTTTATTCAGTGAACATGACAAGAATATGCTACATGTAACATCGGAAAATTGGTACCGtacatttaatttctaaaaatgaTCCACATTGATTTATTCACTTGATGGTATTAGTAAACACAACAGAGGTATTTTAGGTGATTCACTACTTACCTACAAGGTACAGATAACATCAGTGATTTCATTCTGTGCTGGATATTCAACCAGTAGGTTTCAAAAGCACATTGGCAAGCATGGCGAGGGGAATGTGTTTGGGACCAGGGATTCAAATTCTTTGTCTGATTCTTCTTTTGGAAACGTGTGTAGGCCCTGTAACTGCAGAGTTTTCTTATGTCGATCTTGTCATGAACTCTGCGGGCACAATTCAAAAGAATCTCCAACTCCAAAAGAAGCTAGCTCCACTGCTGCATTCAGAGGAATTCTGGAATTGGACACAGCAATTGAACAGCAGACATACATTGCTGCGAATGGCAGCACTCTCTGCTGAAGATAATTTTACTTCTTACAACAGAACTGAGTTTAAAGAAACTTCTTCCGAAAAAGATCTTAGTTTATTAGACTTGATTGGCCGTCTCATTGGTAATTCCACTTTGTTGAATAGCGGCCTGCCCCCTTCTCTATCCAGCCAATCCATAGGGAGTGCTATTGGTCAGCTCTTGTCCAGCTTTCAATCAACCACCACAGTCAACAGAGACAACACAGATGAAGGAAGTCCATCTTCAGCAAATGATTTGATACAATCACCAAAATACAAGGGAGGCCTTCCAGAATCTATAACAAATATTCTCAGTAGTGTATTACAAGAAAATAATATGTCTCCATCTGAGGCTATTTTCGAACAAATCAAAGGCGCAATTGAGAATTCTAATGCTTCAGAGAGTTGCAAAGAAGATGCATTTAGAGTTTCTGATGGTCTACAAACTCAACAGCCATGGGCTTTAAGAAGTAAGTACTGGTATACACATATGCTATAAATAATGACTGCAGATCAAGGctcctttaaaaatgttttgaataccATTTCCTGCctcattttagaaaaaaaaaattgaaattttgggAAGGTaatggtgggtttttttcatagtTGTGCAAAAATAATTTGTGCCCCGTTAAAAAGAAGAGGGTAGAAGATCATGATAGCtatagaaataaaaagattGACCTGATTTTTTAGGTTCTTGCCTTTAAGCCAAAAGGGGTATTTAATAAGTGAGAGAAATTGGAAGACCTTTTGTTTAATTGAATAACttccaaaattaaattatcattttaaaactatACTAAATGACAGAAATTTCTTGCCTCTTTCTTCAcactatacacatgtacatgacatGACCTAGTGACCTTGATGTAATATTTTTGCTTAAACACCGATAGGGTTTTTTCATGAGGGTTATATATTTATAGTGATTTTGCAAAAATTGAATGAGAATGAAACAAACTTTACCATTTGACCTTTTGGCTTTAAAGAATGGGTCCTTTTATTTTAGACAAATTTAGGGAGTTATGGTAAAGTTATCATTCTTAATGTAAATTGGGCTAATTAAGATACCCAAATAATAAGTCTAAAATGTATTCACCTTTTGACCTCAGAATGAAAATGGTTCGATTCCTCTTCTGTCAAATGATAGTTGTAATGTTATACTAgtaattgtaaaagatatatcATCTGCATAAATATCACCTTACCTTTTGACCTTTATTTTACCTCAAATTGGGTTTTTGTTTGACCTAAGAGTGTATATAAAGGACTACATATATGGAttcgcatttttagcataaaacggcttgttttcaagcagtttttctttaagaaaacaCTGAGTGATTAcgtgaacaaataaaatattttcaccaaagatgtatctctccagtACTAATATAAGTAACAAAATgctcgttcttgttcaaagggTCGttcaaaataattgatttttcttGCAACAAATCTTATGTAACTTTCCAGTGTTTGATGCCTCAGCAAAGATTCCAACAGATTTGTTGAATTTGAACATCTTCTGGACAGGATCCTATGATGAGTGTTACAGTGACAGTTCAGTGGCTGCAGCCCTCCTCCATCCAAAGACCCGTCTCCCCTCTGTGAAACCACGCTTTTGCACTGTTCTTGTCAATTTGCCTTTTGCATTTGGAGCAGGTGGTGGGGTAATGTGTTTAAAATCATGATGTGTTGTATTGTCCCGACAAGGGGTGAAATGATACTGCATCATCACAATTTGATGGGATTTTCAATGTATGTTTTGACTGTGAAACTTCatttacaaatgttttattgaCACCTCAAATATATTCAATAGATTAACACTTTTAATATACCTCTGTGTATTTTTCAACATAAAATCATGATGAAATTAccttctatttcatttttattatttcaacatcagaaaaatataacattgatATTTCTTGTGTAACAAGGAAATAGTTGAAAATGCTGCCTTTTCATCTTTTGAATCATAGGGGGCTTTTGATGCCAGTAAGTTGAAAATAGATACTTGTTTACCGAAGTCCTGTAGCAGTCAAGACACAAAAGTCCTGGCAAACCTTCGTAAGATGCATTCATTTGGACTTAGTATACAAAACTGATTTGAATTTAATGACTAATTTTAAATACTTACTATTTTTCAGATATCAAATATGTTGTTTACCTACCAATTTCTCTTTTCTTTCCTCTATCTAAATAACTTGTTCTCTAACTCCatgtttgtattattattttgtagagattaaatatattatttactttatacTGATCTTTTTTTAGTGTTAGGTTCTATTCCTTCTGTGCGGAACTTTTCCTTTGCAGCTTCGTCTGCATATTGTCAACCAACTCCAGAGGAAGTGGCGTATGAAACTAAGGACATAGTCATGATGTGAGATAAAACTTGTCATATTGGAATCTATTTCATTTCTGTCTTTTGACTTCCTTACCTCTGTAAAGGGAAGTACGAAAAGTCATTCCCAAAAGTACTGTGTCATCCTGAAGTATTTTCAAATAATGACATTAATGTAACATGCTTTTGAACTTCTGCACTGAAGTATCTTGAAGGATATGCAAAAGCATGCAACAGACACTTGATCACTGTGCAAAAGaagttgttttcaaaaaaaaaaattaaaattgctagCATTTCTTGGTCTCTGCCTATACTGCATGATTGACTTCAAAATTAAGCCCAATTTTAAaactatgaaatttaaaaaacatttactATGCCCACACAGTACACAACACAATTAAGATTAATgcacaatttttgttttgttatttcaaGGTGCCTGTTGTCAATGTTAGGTCTTATTGCTGTGGCTGGGACAGCTTATGAAGTCATTGTTATGGAACTTAttccaaagtttaaaaatagTCAAAAGCATGAAACACCAGATGATCCCAACTTTTCAAACTTGGATAGAATTGAATCTTCAATTGAGAAACCATACATCTTGAGACATGCTAATGGAGGATCTTCAGAAAgcacacaaaaacaaaatgtcaaagaagatatcaaagatGATAAACTGAAACCAAAACACGGAGATACAAAAGAGAAGAGAAGTAACCATCAGTATTTTGCCtttcatagattttttttaagtattgatATTGTAGGATTTAATTTCATTCCACCAATTTTAGTCataacatgtatatcatataacgtgtcattatatattatattgtataacatAAAACATGTCATAACATGCAActcttttgataaaattagaGTTGATTCAATTCCCTTTGAAACAGATTAAGACTAACAAGTTGTAATATTTGATCAATTACAGGTGTAGTTGCCAAGATTCTGTTGGCCTTTTCCGTGTATTCCAATGGAAAGAGGATCCTAAGCACAGCCCAACCAAAGGGATCCCTGAAAGCAGTCAATGGAATTCGGTTCCTGAGCATGTCTTGGGTGATTCTAGGTCACTCCATTGCCTTCAGTCTTCAATATACCTGTAGGTACACTTATTTGTGCTTTCCTGTGAGACTCTTATAATTCAttaccttttatattttatgcagAAATAGGAATAGGAAATGTCTCTAACCTTTGAATTTTTTCAGCTAATGTACCCAATTTTGCCTCTGAATTTTTGCAAAGAACATCAGCCTCTGCTATAACTAATGCCCTTGTTTCAGTGGATACATTTTTTGTCTTaaggtaatgtattttttttatatatatatgtgcagTTTCTTTGGTTATGATTTATTGTTGGGAACCCATGGTAAGTCTCTCATAAGCTTATTGACAGTGAGCCAACTACCTGGATTTTTTTATTCTCATGAATAACTCATTATATGTTCTGTTTGACTCCCTCACATTTTCAGGAAGGAAATCCCACCAATGAATGCTGTATACACATGCATTTAAGAACAACAACTTGTTAACATACCTGGTAATTGtcattttcatatcaaaaaaaaagttaagagTTTTGATCACTCATTAATGAGAATgagaaatattcataaaaatgaggaaaattcAATGAGTTTGCCCATGGTCAGTAAGCTATTGTGAGACTTAACGTGGTTTTAAGATGATGTTCAtgataatgcatcaaataaaatttctttaaaaagattggGACCAatcgcccaaatgggatataatagcccattTGGGATATGATAGTCTAAATGGgtaataaatttaaagtgctaaaaagaaaataattgggtcatttattataataatccGCATTAATGTGTAGGTATCCAAAGTTACCGTAAAGTATTGTGTATAATACGTACccgtgtataatacgcacctgaaagttgacaaaaaaatggtgaaaaaaaacccccagtAGCTCCTATGTATAATAcccaaaaaataacaaatcaacTGCCTCCATTTTCCCTAAAACTATCGATGTtccatgataattttataatccatgCACAGTTTCACACATTTTGTGAATGGAACTTGGCTCAGATGATGAAAATCTATGGCCAccatttttccaaataaatatcaaatttgaatgataattttattacccAAGCGCAATTACTGTAATTTCGTGATTGGAATAAGGCCCAAGCGATAATAAAGTCCAAGTTCTTTTCAGTTTTGCTTAAAAAGGACGGTATGATTTACATGAGcggtatcaaatatcatttgacaCTTCGTAAATAAAGAGTTTCTTATGCAACAGCGGATAAGTTGAAGATCATCATATGTAGAGAAGAACGGCAGCCGAGCTTAGtgcttaaaagtaataatgtttgcagataTATACCAAAACAACATCAAGagaaatgatttatttgattaatttaaattatagtCAAATTCTTTCattgttgttaaataaacattgttaagaaacgtatgtatgtcgcatatcgtcattatcaagtcttACAATTGATCGATGTATTTTTACCAGTGTCTATGTAAATCAATAACATTTAACTGCATAACTGGACACAAAgtaatcaatttaaataaaattataataattgcTAACCTTCATGCATTTGAAAACACCCTGTGAGGTCCGACACCagacaggtgcatgcttctgacaccagaatttgttataacattgaCCACgtgccgagtcaacaggtggctgcttACGTattggcgaatacactggcgatatttaaaaacttgtttaaatGCAAAGAATGCAAGGAAAAGTGTTGAGAgaggataaatatttcatgacatggaaataaacctaaaaataaggtATTTCTGATGCAGTAAATTTAGTATACACTCATACAATTTGCATAACACGCTATATTGATAGTCACTACTTGCATGGTATCAAGAATCACGGCTTAAAAAAATGAGGTAAAATTTTGGTCTTATATACAAGACGCACCCCCCacttttggtcaaattttggctgaaaaaaggTGTGTTATACACACGACTTTAGGGTAATTCTATGTTTAACGTAACCTGCGCGCATAAGTTTTGGagaaattgtttcaaaaaaaacaaaccccaTTTTCcagtttgatttttttggtaattaaaattctgcaatctgtagaaatacaaaatgtttggGGCACATTATTATTACAGACAATGAAGACAAGTGTAAAGTTCATCAATTGTTTTATtctaccggtatatattttGGCGATTGTGGTCACGACCTACATAATATAatctatatattaaatattcacatatttatgtatttttgtataaaacgTTACAACATATTGACCTTTATAACCTTATCCTTATAACCTTATAAACCTTATCCTTATAACCTTATAAACCTTATCCTTATAACTTTATCCTTATAGAAGTTTTATAATACTTATAAACTGACAACAGTCATACTGGTACTGGGTGAGCAGATACTCAGCAGAAGTTGTAAGCTATCTAAATTAGATAAAATGTATCTCGAAATAAGCCCCAAATGTTGGACAGATGAACACCATTACTACAAAACGTCTCTTTACAGAGACTAAACGATTCATAAATTGTTAAGTCTACTGGCAGCAAGATTTTGAGATTTAACGTCGGAGCTGAAATGCCAGGACAACCTTGGCAACATACGGTAATTGACCATCCTATAGTTGTATTGGGAAGAATTGCACCCACCTCTCGAATTCAAGTGCTTAGTGTGTAATGATGTGAAATATAAACAGAACAATGTCATTTACTTTATGATCTGAATAAATCTTATTAATGATACATCGATACTTGATGGGATTGTCTTTAAAATTGATAGGATAGATCTTTAAACAGTTAGTTTAAATAAAGCGCTTGAATGCACTCACTGCATTTGTACTAATAtaaatggataaaaatcattgttggaaaattttgtttgttttaattttctcaCCCTCCCTCATAGGTTTGGTATTTTGAAGATGACGTTAAGGGTAGAATTAACTTTGAGCAGCCATATCAAAtatgcaacaacttttggttaGCAAGTTTTCCTATAAGCCTATCGTTTTTAAGATTTATCCACAAGAAGTTTTGGATATACTGAGGGATCATTCTCTGTAAAAGTAGGGTTACAGGAAAAGTTCTTCACCAAAAGTTGTTACATTTCATCTACCGGTATTCTAATGTGGAGTTACTGTACGGTATTTATAGCAAAATAAAAAGtttctatttttagctcacctgagctgaaagctcaagtgagctattctgatcacattttgtctgtcgtctgtctgtctgtccgtctgtccgtaaacttttcacattttcaacatcttctcaagaactactgggccaatttcaaccaaactttgcaaaaatcatccttaggcaaagggaattcaaagttgtgaaaattaagggtcacactcgttttcaaggggagataattagaaattaatgaaaaatttcgagaaattttcaaaaatcttcttctcaagaaccaggtggccaggaaagctgaaacttgtgtggaagcat
The nucleotide sequence above comes from Magallana gigas chromosome 2, xbMagGiga1.1, whole genome shotgun sequence. Encoded proteins:
- the LOC105331132 gene encoding O-acyltransferase like protein codes for the protein MARGMCLGPGIQILCLILLLETCVGPVTAEFSYVDLVMNSAGTIQKNLQLQKKLAPLLHSEEFWNWTQQLNSRHTLLRMAALSAEDNFTSYNRTEFKETSSEKDLSLLDLIGRLIGNSTLLNSGLPPSLSSQSIGSAIGQLLSSFQSTTTVNRDNTDEGSPSSANDLIQSPKYKGGLPESITNILSSVLQENNMSPSEAIFEQIKGAIENSNASESCKEDAFRVSDGLQTQQPWALRMFDASAKIPTDLLNLNIFWTGSYDECYSDSSVAAALLHPKTRLPSVKPRFCTVLVNLPFAFGAGGGGAFDASKLKIDTCLPKSCSSQDTKVLANLLLGSIPSVRNFSFAASSAYCQPTPEEVAYETKDIVMMCLLSMLGLIAVAGTAYEVIVMELIPKFKNSQKHETPDDPNFSNLDRIESSIEKPYILRHANGGSSESTQKQNVKEDIKDDKLKPKHGDTKEKRSVVAKILLAFSVYSNGKRILSTAQPKGSLKAVNGIRFLSMSWVILGHSIAFSLQYTSNVPNFASEFLQRTSASAITNALVSVDTFFVLSGLLTSYLLLKEMKKSKGRINWFIFYFHRYWRLTPIYMIMIGIYATLFNHMIFGPARPPTDTSCDRKWWMNLLYINNFVDKSEDLCLAWSWYLNNDMQFYVLSPLLIVPLFYKELIGVIISVAFLFGVTITSGVISYNYKLPPSTLGGGDPNTDPTHFMTSYYIRPYCRMGPYVCGVLTGYILHKTKGKYQINTYLNLLGWALAATCASAVLYGLSGAFRGEHLLSVEESAVYNALHRSVWGAAVCWVIFACATGNGGFINTLLSWSAFVPLSRLTYASYLVHLIVMNVFNLSRTRPFYMTDYAQVYLFLGHLFVSYAVAFVASLLFESPFMALEKVIFPSRARK